In Treponema sp. OMZ 798, the following proteins share a genomic window:
- a CDS encoding ABC transporter ATP-binding protein — protein MLKNFIKCICTVFKYGAFPAVVLVFLSVFTGLTLPFTVLYTQKLIDSIILFLESSIALSSVLWNAALLTLIILFMNHVNFISNIAFIYLEKKLTYNLSEAVLTKMLKIDFACFEDPALHDALKEIRNRPAKKVINLFKECRAFLCDSIKLFGMIFIFAKVSRWLSLGFFVFLALDFINEYIATKKIQAIYASQVFDERELEDLSSLLSNKEALPELKIFSAVPFIVKKFKDKYKVLLKERISITLKSYRYMGLASIIMIAWFSFLIFCLIRLIIKGEISAGMFAGFITSTTEIYYLLVFMSQSFWGLIDDNKSIGFLYTFMDLPHDVHYKELCGTEKILDKEIIEQKIFDKKNTISFENVSFSYPNSEKQVLKNISFRIEPGSHIALVGRNGSGKTSLIKLITGLYKPSSGSIFIGTKNIKSLSRAELHRNFSVVFQDYASYQMSLRENAALGCIEFLNDDEHLKKSLALVSDDPVFDDLDKHLGKLEESGVELSGGQRQKLAIARACAAKSDFIIFDEPTASLDPSAEREMYQNLQKIIDSSNQGRGCIFISHRLASAKMADLIFVLDEGKIIEKGSHDELIQQGGLYSKMYKEQASWYREV, from the coding sequence ATGTTAAAGAATTTTATTAAGTGCATCTGCACTGTTTTTAAATACGGAGCCTTTCCGGCTGTAGTTTTAGTTTTTCTTTCGGTTTTTACGGGACTTACCCTTCCTTTTACGGTTTTATATACTCAAAAGCTAATAGATTCTATAATCTTATTTTTAGAAAGCTCTATTGCTCTATCTTCCGTTTTATGGAATGCCGCTCTTTTAACCCTCATAATTCTTTTTATGAATCATGTGAATTTTATAAGCAATATAGCCTTTATCTATCTTGAAAAAAAATTGACTTATAATTTATCGGAAGCTGTTTTGACCAAGATGCTGAAGATAGACTTTGCATGTTTTGAGGATCCTGCCTTGCACGATGCCCTAAAGGAAATAAGGAACCGGCCTGCAAAAAAGGTTATAAATCTTTTTAAGGAATGCAGGGCATTCCTTTGCGACAGTATAAAACTTTTCGGAATGATTTTTATCTTTGCAAAGGTTTCTCGTTGGCTTAGTTTGGGCTTTTTTGTTTTTTTGGCTTTGGATTTTATAAACGAATATATTGCAACAAAAAAAATCCAAGCCATCTATGCTTCTCAAGTTTTTGATGAAAGAGAGCTTGAAGATTTAAGCTCCCTTCTTTCAAACAAGGAGGCCCTGCCCGAATTAAAAATATTTTCCGCAGTTCCGTTTATCGTAAAAAAGTTTAAGGATAAGTATAAGGTTTTGTTAAAAGAAAGAATATCGATTACCTTAAAATCTTACCGCTACATGGGGCTTGCTTCCATAATAATGATAGCATGGTTTTCTTTTTTAATCTTCTGTTTAATCCGTTTAATTATAAAGGGCGAAATATCTGCCGGAATGTTTGCGGGGTTTATTACCTCGACAACGGAAATATATTATTTACTTGTATTTATGTCTCAAAGTTTTTGGGGCTTAATCGACGATAATAAGAGCATAGGCTTTTTATACACCTTTATGGATCTTCCCCACGATGTTCATTATAAAGAGCTATGCGGTACGGAAAAAATTTTAGATAAAGAAATTATAGAGCAAAAAATTTTTGATAAAAAGAATACAATAAGTTTTGAAAATGTTTCTTTTTCTTATCCTAATTCGGAAAAGCAAGTTTTAAAAAATATTTCGTTTAGGATTGAGCCCGGCTCTCATATCGCCTTGGTGGGAAGAAACGGCAGCGGAAAAACAAGTTTGATTAAACTGATAACCGGGCTTTATAAGCCCTCAAGCGGAAGTATCTTTATAGGTACAAAAAACATAAAGTCCCTTTCCCGGGCGGAACTTCATCGGAATTTCAGTGTTGTGTTTCAAGACTATGCAAGTTATCAGATGAGCTTGCGCGAAAATGCCGCTCTGGGGTGTATCGAATTTTTAAACGATGATGAACACTTAAAAAAATCCCTTGCCCTTGTTTCCGATGATCCTGTCTTTGATGATTTGGATAAGCATCTCGGAAAACTGGAAGAATCCGGAGTTGAGCTTTCGGGAGGTCAAAGACAAAAACTTGCAATTGCAAGAGCTTGTGCCGCGAAAAGCGATTTTATAATCTTTGATGAGCCTACGGCTTCGTTGGATCCTTCTGCCGAAAGGGAGATGTATCAAAATTTGCAAAAAATTATAGACTCTTCCAATCAGGGGCGGGGTTGTATTTTTATTTCGCACCGTCTTGCAAGTGCAAAAATGGCAGATCTTATTTTTGTGCTCGACGAAGGAAAAATAATCGAAAAAGGCTCCCATGATGAACTTATTCAACAGGGCGGACTTTATTCTAAGATGTACAAGGAGCAGGCTTCTTGGTACCGGGAGGTTTGA
- a CDS encoding ABC transporter ATP-binding protein encodes MKNNYLYRSFKFTFGVSPVSHIFVLIEEIWQALFHSIAAFLLSGFIDTVIAYSQKQVEVKVLYFYALSFASLYILQELWALVYNGAMNIGIYEKPNNYANLLIAEKASRLRLIEFEDANILNMYKYAKDNIENEYVPYLVMRMIYILCRFIEIASLTFVITKFDWRLFLVAAVSVIPYFITRLIRGKEMYKYKSIQIPEERKLDYLWSLFTDKSAGKELRISRSDEYIKEKWLKKNKEVFDPVWKLKKKDAFSVLFCDMLSSIGYGIAVFFCLYLALNRIISIGMLGAAIGAFTMIQFCMRNLLEALGSISMYAAHTKHFFDFLDLPEDLPLKESEAVSKESPAESKNSACSLKNCIELKNCIELKNVSFSYPNNDKKALNRISLSIKKGETLALIGENGSGKTTLSKIILGLYEAGTGEVLWDGTNINSIDKTALYKNISLTLQKPVQYNFSLRENVAISDLTRINEDKKIIETLKENDADYLLEKTGGLDGRLGRIFKGAELSGGEWQRLALSRCRFREADFLILDEPTSALDPIEESLVLKRFISLIKNKTAVIISHRAGLCRLVDRVALMKEGRLLALGTHDELFSSCDEYRRLYSAQADLYRD; translated from the coding sequence ATGAAAAATAATTATCTATACCGTTCTTTTAAATTTACATTCGGGGTGAGTCCGGTTTCACATATTTTTGTTTTAATTGAAGAGATTTGGCAGGCCTTGTTTCATTCCATAGCGGCTTTTCTTTTAAGCGGTTTTATCGATACAGTCATAGCTTATTCTCAAAAACAAGTTGAGGTCAAAGTTCTTTATTTTTATGCTCTGAGTTTTGCTTCTCTTTACATCTTACAGGAATTATGGGCTCTTGTGTATAACGGTGCAATGAATATCGGAATATATGAAAAGCCGAATAATTATGCCAATCTTTTGATTGCCGAAAAAGCTTCACGGTTGCGCTTAATCGAATTTGAAGATGCGAATATTTTAAACATGTATAAGTATGCCAAGGATAATATCGAAAACGAATATGTTCCTTATCTTGTAATGCGTATGATTTATATTCTGTGCCGATTTATCGAAATAGCTTCTTTGACTTTTGTAATCACCAAATTCGATTGGCGGCTTTTCCTTGTCGCAGCCGTTTCGGTTATTCCGTATTTTATTACCCGCCTTATTCGGGGAAAAGAAATGTATAAATATAAATCGATCCAAATTCCTGAAGAAAGAAAATTGGATTATCTTTGGTCTCTTTTTACCGATAAGAGTGCAGGGAAGGAATTGCGCATTTCAAGATCCGATGAGTATATAAAAGAAAAATGGCTTAAAAAAAACAAGGAAGTTTTTGATCCCGTTTGGAAGTTAAAGAAAAAAGATGCTTTTTCCGTTTTGTTTTGCGACATGCTTTCTTCTATAGGATACGGTATTGCAGTTTTTTTCTGCCTTTATCTTGCCTTAAATAGAATTATCAGTATCGGAATGCTCGGAGCTGCAATAGGGGCTTTTACTATGATTCAGTTTTGTATGCGGAATCTTTTGGAAGCCTTAGGTTCGATTTCAATGTACGCCGCCCACACAAAGCACTTTTTCGATTTTTTGGATTTGCCCGAAGATCTTCCTTTAAAAGAATCGGAAGCTGTGTCTAAGGAATCGCCCGCCGAATCTAAAAATTCGGCTTGCAGTTTAAAAAATTGTATCGAATTGAAAAACTGCATCGAGCTTAAAAATGTTTCTTTTTCATATCCGAACAACGATAAAAAAGCCCTTAACCGTATAAGTCTTTCCATCAAAAAGGGTGAAACGCTGGCTCTCATAGGCGAAAACGGTTCGGGAAAAACCACTCTTTCTAAAATTATTTTAGGGCTTTATGAGGCCGGTACAGGGGAAGTCCTATGGGACGGTACCAATATAAATTCGATAGATAAGACTGCTCTTTATAAAAATATTTCTCTCACCCTTCAAAAACCCGTTCAATATAATTTTAGTTTAAGAGAAAACGTCGCAATTTCCGATTTGACCAGGATAAACGAAGATAAAAAAATTATAGAGACCCTAAAAGAAAACGATGCCGATTATCTTTTAGAAAAAACGGGAGGCCTTGACGGAAGACTTGGGCGTATTTTTAAGGGCGCCGAACTTTCAGGCGGAGAATGGCAGCGCCTTGCTCTAAGCCGCTGCCGCTTTAGGGAGGCAGATTTTTTAATCCTTGATGAGCCGACTTCAGCCCTTGATCCTATCGAAGAAAGCCTTGTGTTAAAGCGCTTTATAAGCCTTATAAAAAACAAAACCGCCGTAATCATTTCGCATAGGGCGGGTTTGTGCAGGCTTGTAGACAGGGTAGCTCTTATGAAGGAGGGGAGACTCCTAGCCCTCGGTACTCACGATGAGCTTTTTTCTTCTTGTGATGAATATAGAAGGCTTTATTCCGCTCAAGCCGATTTATACAGGGATTAA
- a CDS encoding ferrous iron transport protein A: MFLETFCERSLTLLPLIILKEGDKASVLKFDGTGAEFSRLRSLGIDINTEITVVTSQADKKGPILLLVNGSKYAVDYNLASKILVRL, encoded by the coding sequence ATGTTCCTTGAAACATTTTGTGAGAGGTCACTGACATTGTTACCCTTAATTATTTTAAAGGAAGGCGATAAGGCCTCCGTGCTTAAATTTGACGGAACGGGGGCCGAATTTTCCCGTCTTCGCAGTCTTGGAATAGATATAAATACGGAAATAACCGTTGTTACTTCTCAGGCCGATAAAAAGGGGCCTATTTTGCTTTTGGTAAACGGTTCAAAATATGCGGTAGATTATAATCTTGCTTCCAAAATATTGGTACGTTTATAG
- a CDS encoding ferrous iron transport protein A, which yields MTLDELEQGKKGIIEDLEISGMTLQRLISLGFTPGAEVSVVRKAPLLDPFDISICGSLVAVRKDEAKKIIVKEV from the coding sequence ATGACTCTTGATGAATTGGAGCAGGGTAAAAAAGGAATTATCGAGGACCTTGAAATCAGCGGAATGACCCTGCAAAGGCTTATAAGCTTGGGCTTTACCCCCGGGGCTGAAGTTTCGGTTGTAAGAAAGGCTCCGCTTTTAGATCCTTTTGATATTTCAATCTGCGGTTCGCTTGTAGCAGTCCGTAAGGACGAAGCTAAAAAAATCATTGTAAAAGAAGTTTAG
- the feoB gene encoding ferrous iron transport protein B, whose product MKKEKINIAFAGQPNSGKSTLFNMMTGAHQHVANYPGITVEKKTGEYFALDQSVFITDLPGTYSLTSYSPEERVTRNFILREKPELLVNIADASNLERHLYLTFQLLEMNCPIVMYLNKMDSAKNAGLQIDVDKVSSLLGISIIAGSAKKKEKVNELKELISRTAESSEPQKPFMLTYGKDMESYLEKIVEKLRASAKDELFPIPLRWLAIKLCEKDAAVIEEEGKNFTNFDSVLNFIKEIEAEHKEKHKHSFEIEIALARSAAAKKIVEAAVSKKELEQKAVETLNIKRKVSEAVAVLILCFVTYEILDSLFLLLPIPIFANNILRFVLSLAGALAFTGGAALIYTKGGSGSINSTDRIDKVLCHKVYGLLILVELVLVFYWITVVLGYKMTDKVFPIFKFVRTVVSQLIYPEGLINEGPLRGLFLSGIIDGAIMILNYVPIFFCLFALIAFLEDVGYMARLAFIMDRVLRKFGLHGQSTLPMILSGVIMGGCVVPGVMSTRTIRDDKSRLVTILILPLLNCMAKIPFYVLITGIFFTSYQWIVLGGISFFTLIVALIVAKYFSLYVVHGRPEPFVLELPAYNMPTLRGVLIRTFERLWSFIKKVATTVVAVSVIIWAGVNFPSLNTEKTAQYEAKKEAYIQDFAGKLNNSYSQYFASEKGFIEFQRLNEKLYLYDALNWFGGAKGTERNINRLFLQNPEMTKIALKGKIDLGSNIGAFKNYLDMYSAAKKDFDKAYEGAQEFQKPILKASFYAYWQKLNPYFFALVRTGKIKISGTAVVDSEAAAAAKAIRPASADLKLISVQLRKETLENSILGYLGKGMEPVTKYAGFDWKVNIAILGSFAAKEALVSTLGTIYSVESSSEDSGKVLEARIQDKETGLTPLDGLTIMILIALFPPCIATVMATKTETQSVGWTLFSVLYPVVLSSLVAVLVFQLGRLFGF is encoded by the coding sequence ATGAAAAAAGAAAAAATAAATATTGCTTTTGCCGGTCAGCCTAACTCCGGCAAGTCAACCCTATTTAACATGATGACGGGAGCTCATCAGCATGTTGCAAACTATCCGGGCATCACAGTAGAGAAAAAAACGGGAGAGTATTTTGCCCTTGATCAGTCGGTTTTTATTACCGACTTGCCGGGTACTTACAGCCTTACTTCTTATTCGCCTGAAGAAAGGGTGACCCGCAATTTTATTCTGCGTGAAAAACCTGAGCTTTTAGTAAACATTGCCGATGCCTCAAATTTGGAAAGACATCTTTATCTTACATTTCAGCTTTTGGAGATGAATTGCCCCATTGTTATGTATTTAAACAAGATGGACTCCGCAAAAAATGCAGGTCTTCAAATTGATGTAGACAAGGTTTCCTCCCTCTTAGGCATTTCTATAATTGCCGGTTCAGCCAAGAAAAAGGAAAAGGTAAACGAGTTAAAAGAACTTATTTCAAGAACGGCTGAGAGCTCTGAGCCTCAAAAGCCCTTTATGCTTACCTACGGTAAGGACATGGAATCCTATTTGGAAAAGATTGTCGAAAAATTAAGGGCCTCCGCAAAAGATGAGCTTTTTCCCATCCCCTTAAGATGGCTTGCAATCAAGCTTTGCGAAAAGGATGCTGCAGTTATCGAGGAAGAGGGTAAAAATTTTACAAACTTTGATTCCGTCTTAAATTTTATAAAAGAAATCGAAGCTGAGCACAAGGAAAAACATAAGCACAGCTTTGAAATCGAAATAGCCCTTGCCCGCTCGGCTGCAGCAAAGAAAATTGTTGAAGCTGCGGTTTCAAAAAAAGAGCTTGAACAAAAAGCCGTCGAGACCTTAAATATTAAAAGAAAGGTTTCCGAGGCTGTTGCAGTCCTTATTCTTTGTTTTGTAACCTATGAGATTTTGGATTCGCTTTTTTTGCTTTTGCCGATTCCCATCTTTGCAAACAACATTCTCCGCTTTGTTCTTAGTCTGGCCGGAGCTCTTGCCTTTACGGGAGGAGCAGCTCTTATCTATACTAAGGGAGGGTCAGGCAGTATAAACTCGACCGACAGGATCGATAAGGTACTTTGTCACAAGGTTTACGGTCTTTTGATCTTGGTTGAGCTTGTTTTGGTCTTTTATTGGATAACCGTAGTTTTGGGTTATAAGATGACCGACAAGGTTTTCCCGATATTTAAATTTGTGCGCACGGTAGTTTCTCAGCTTATTTATCCTGAAGGCCTTATAAACGAAGGTCCTTTGCGAGGTCTCTTTTTAAGCGGAATAATTGACGGTGCAATAATGATTCTAAACTATGTACCCATATTTTTCTGCTTGTTTGCCTTAATAGCCTTTTTGGAAGATGTCGGATACATGGCTCGTCTTGCCTTTATCATGGATAGGGTTTTACGCAAGTTCGGTTTACACGGGCAGTCAACCCTTCCTATGATTTTATCGGGTGTTATAATGGGGGGCTGCGTTGTTCCCGGTGTTATGTCCACAAGAACAATCAGGGATGATAAGTCTCGCTTGGTAACTATCCTAATCTTGCCTCTGCTTAACTGTATGGCAAAGATTCCCTTTTATGTTTTAATTACGGGAATATTTTTTACAAGCTATCAATGGATAGTGCTGGGCGGAATTTCATTCTTTACTTTGATTGTGGCCTTGATTGTTGCAAAATATTTCAGCCTCTATGTTGTTCACGGCAGGCCCGAACCCTTTGTTTTGGAGCTTCCGGCTTATAATATGCCGACTTTAAGAGGCGTTTTAATCCGCACCTTTGAACGCTTATGGAGTTTTATAAAAAAAGTTGCGACTACAGTAGTCGCCGTTTCGGTTATAATCTGGGCGGGTGTAAACTTTCCCTCTTTGAACACGGAAAAAACCGCTCAATACGAAGCAAAAAAAGAAGCCTATATTCAGGACTTTGCAGGAAAACTAAATAATTCATATTCCCAATATTTTGCTTCCGAAAAAGGTTTTATAGAATTCCAGCGTTTAAACGAGAAGCTTTATCTATATGATGCCTTAAATTGGTTCGGCGGAGCTAAGGGGACGGAAAGGAATATAAACAGGCTTTTTTTACAAAATCCTGAAATGACAAAAATAGCCTTAAAAGGAAAAATCGATCTCGGCAGCAATATAGGTGCTTTTAAAAACTACCTTGACATGTATTCTGCCGCAAAAAAAGACTTTGATAAGGCCTATGAGGGTGCTCAAGAATTTCAAAAGCCTATTTTGAAGGCTTCGTTTTATGCTTACTGGCAAAAATTGAATCCTTACTTCTTTGCCCTTGTCAGAACCGGAAAGATAAAAATTTCAGGAACAGCTGTGGTCGATTCTGAGGCTGCCGCCGCAGCAAAGGCTATACGTCCTGCGAGTGCTGATTTAAAGCTGATCTCGGTTCAGCTGCGAAAAGAAACCTTGGAAAACTCTATTTTGGGCTACCTAGGAAAGGGTATGGAGCCTGTCACAAAATATGCAGGTTTTGACTGGAAGGTAAACATTGCTATTTTAGGTTCTTTCGCTGCAAAAGAAGCCCTTGTTTCGACCTTGGGCACTATTTACAGTGTGGAGTCTTCAAGCGAGGATTCGGGTAAGGTTTTGGAAGCCCGTATTCAAGATAAGGAGACGGGGTTAACCCCCTTAGACGGTCTTACCATTATGATTTTGATCGCCCTCTTCCCGCCCTGTATTGCTACCGTTATGGCAACAAAGACCGAGACTCAAAGTGTAGGCTGGACCTTGTTCAGTGTTCTTTATCCTGTAGTGCTCAGTTCTCTGGTTGCCGTCCTTGTATTCCAGTTGGGAAGATTATTCGGCTTTTGA
- a CDS encoding DUF4198 domain-containing protein, producing the protein MKKLFLSVLLCCTALSLFAHFQIIYTPSSIIEDSNNKVDFIISFTHPFESGLTMDIGKNEAGEVKGLKEFYSVHKEAKTDLMSFLKKGEFESSESKAFAYTFEFNKEAGFRGGGDWVLVAVPHPYFEASEDGYIQQIAKVFINKAGLSTDWQSRVAEGYPEILPLVKPYEIWEGGVIRALVLDSEGNPVPYAQVEFENMNYDVDMANKKFTGEPKLQKSGAGMIMADNTGVFEFIPPCPGYWGFAALGVGKEKEFSGKELSQDAVIWFEVSKIEDASEEAVMPVAQAPAAEAAKPEKAGPKDGFSPAALIIVILLFVVMFAWPPIFKKISDKAENK; encoded by the coding sequence GTGAAAAAATTATTTCTTTCCGTATTGCTATGCTGTACGGCTTTGAGCCTTTTTGCTCACTTTCAGATTATTTATACTCCGTCTTCCATAATAGAAGATTCAAATAATAAGGTTGATTTTATAATTTCTTTTACCCACCCATTTGAGTCTGGGCTTACAATGGATATAGGTAAGAATGAAGCCGGAGAAGTCAAGGGTTTAAAAGAATTTTATTCCGTTCATAAAGAAGCCAAGACCGATTTAATGTCCTTTTTAAAAAAAGGAGAATTTGAATCTTCGGAAAGCAAGGCCTTTGCGTATACCTTTGAATTTAATAAGGAAGCAGGTTTTAGAGGAGGCGGAGACTGGGTCTTGGTGGCCGTTCCTCATCCTTATTTTGAAGCCTCCGAAGACGGATATATCCAGCAGATAGCTAAGGTCTTTATCAACAAGGCCGGGCTTTCCACCGATTGGCAATCAAGGGTTGCCGAAGGTTATCCCGAGATACTGCCTTTGGTAAAGCCTTATGAAATCTGGGAGGGCGGAGTGATTCGTGCCCTTGTTCTGGACTCCGAAGGAAATCCCGTGCCCTATGCTCAGGTTGAATTTGAAAATATGAACTATGATGTTGATATGGCAAACAAGAAATTTACCGGAGAACCCAAGCTGCAAAAATCCGGTGCCGGTATGATAATGGCCGATAATACAGGCGTTTTCGAATTTATTCCTCCCTGTCCCGGATATTGGGGCTTTGCCGCCCTCGGTGTAGGTAAGGAAAAGGAATTCTCCGGCAAGGAACTTTCTCAGGATGCCGTTATCTGGTTTGAGGTTAGTAAGATTGAAGATGCTTCAGAAGAGGCTGTTATGCCTGTTGCCCAAGCTCCTGCTGCTGAAGCCGCAAAACCTGAAAAAGCCGGTCCTAAGGATGGCTTTTCTCCTGCTGCCTTGATTATCGTAATTTTACTCTTTGTGGTTATGTTTGCGTGGCCTCCTATATTTAAAAAGATTTCGGATAAGGCCGAAAACAAGTAG
- a CDS encoding DUF4198 domain-containing protein, whose translation MKKITGIVLLLFFVAMASFAHFQMIYTPTSIVEGNSVDFKIVFTHPADAGHTMDIGKNEAGEIKGFEKFFSVHKEKVQDLLPSLKKTKFAALESEASAYDLTLSKDNGFRGGGDWALIAVPHPYYEGGSEDIYIQQVTKVFINKAGLDTDWSARCAEGYPEIMPLVKPYDVWVGGIFRGTVLDSKGKPVPNAEIEVEYINFDVNMKKSKFEKKAKTKNAAAVILADANGNFSFVPHKAGYWGFAALGAGNTKEFAGKELSQDAVLWIEAMPVK comes from the coding sequence ATGAAAAAAATTACAGGAATAGTTTTACTTTTATTCTTTGTAGCTATGGCTTCATTTGCTCACTTTCAAATGATTTATACCCCGACTTCAATCGTTGAAGGCAACTCTGTTGATTTTAAGATTGTTTTTACCCATCCTGCCGATGCAGGTCACACAATGGACATCGGTAAAAACGAGGCCGGTGAAATTAAAGGTTTTGAAAAATTCTTTTCGGTTCACAAGGAAAAGGTACAGGATTTGCTTCCCTCTTTAAAGAAAACAAAATTTGCTGCTTTAGAAAGTGAGGCTTCTGCTTATGACCTTACCTTGAGCAAGGATAACGGTTTTAGAGGAGGCGGAGACTGGGCTCTTATCGCTGTTCCCCATCCTTATTATGAAGGAGGATCTGAAGATATTTATATTCAGCAGGTTACTAAGGTATTTATAAATAAGGCCGGACTTGATACCGACTGGAGTGCAAGATGTGCCGAAGGTTATCCCGAAATAATGCCCTTGGTAAAACCATATGATGTTTGGGTAGGCGGCATTTTTAGAGGTACTGTTTTAGATTCAAAGGGTAAGCCCGTACCTAATGCAGAAATTGAAGTTGAATACATTAACTTTGATGTAAACATGAAAAAGAGCAAATTTGAAAAGAAGGCAAAAACAAAGAATGCTGCTGCAGTAATTTTGGCTGATGCAAATGGAAACTTTTCCTTTGTTCCTCACAAGGCCGGATACTGGGGCTTTGCAGCTCTTGGTGCAGGTAATACAAAAGAATTTGCAGGTAAAGAACTTTCACAGGACGCTGTACTCTGGATTGAGGCAATGCCGGTAAAATAA
- a CDS encoding ZinT/AdcA family metal-binding protein produces the protein MVNKRMGAKIALILVTLAVLFTACKSMPAVVEVSPDKLVAGQELAAWKGKWVSTYTVMNDESLNAAYKKTAEGMPYYTEGGLKAAVKDMYGSSVTAMKFNGTNKVTLTMQKKDGSKSNVVCEYKYMGTKAVPGYEGSLWYTFEAVNPGKELQAVKNMIIMPPHQHGDGPLHWHVRFGYYGFDWLINGEKSWPTFVPASTKKNDMLKGAESSIETMPKWTDAAPFKSYAEHGRWINSLLVFENSSKEVMDVYAKLIKEFEGKNPKGGDFTRAEIIAELQKSDDSLKDFTHLEFNIKDGKNELIVFKGSKEIFRSNYVRVAPGKAKAYMTMKAEKKDAGMFSLISFVVVHGAPNYHFHLWYGATEEDIAAQRGTPTCYKVDVPADIRASGIERSAKRTLSALTGK, from the coding sequence ATGGTTAATAAAAGAATGGGTGCAAAGATTGCACTTATATTGGTTACACTTGCAGTTTTATTTACTGCATGTAAGTCTATGCCTGCTGTAGTGGAAGTAAGTCCCGATAAATTGGTAGCAGGACAAGAACTTGCAGCTTGGAAAGGTAAATGGGTTTCTACTTATACGGTAATGAATGATGAGTCATTGAATGCAGCCTATAAGAAGACTGCTGAAGGAATGCCTTATTATACTGAAGGCGGTTTGAAGGCTGCCGTCAAAGATATGTATGGAAGTTCTGTAACCGCTATGAAATTTAACGGTACCAATAAGGTTACTCTTACAATGCAGAAGAAAGACGGTAGTAAATCCAATGTAGTATGTGAATACAAATACATGGGTACGAAGGCTGTTCCCGGTTATGAGGGTTCACTTTGGTATACGTTTGAAGCGGTAAACCCAGGAAAAGAATTGCAGGCTGTAAAAAATATGATTATTATGCCTCCTCATCAACACGGAGATGGTCCTCTTCATTGGCATGTTCGTTTCGGCTACTACGGTTTTGATTGGCTTATAAACGGAGAAAAATCATGGCCTACCTTTGTTCCGGCCTCAACAAAAAAGAACGATATGTTAAAGGGTGCAGAATCTTCAATTGAAACTATGCCTAAATGGACGGATGCAGCTCCCTTTAAGTCTTATGCAGAACACGGAAGGTGGATCAATAGTCTCCTTGTTTTTGAAAATTCAAGCAAAGAGGTTATGGATGTCTATGCTAAGCTCATCAAAGAGTTTGAAGGAAAAAATCCTAAGGGCGGAGACTTTACCAGAGCAGAAATTATTGCAGAATTGCAAAAAAGCGATGACAGTTTAAAAGATTTTACTCATCTTGAGTTTAATATAAAAGACGGAAAAAATGAGCTTATAGTTTTTAAAGGTTCGAAAGAAATCTTCAGATCAAACTATGTAAGAGTTGCGCCCGGCAAGGCAAAGGCTTATATGACAATGAAAGCCGAAAAGAAAGATGCCGGAATGTTCTCTCTTATATCCTTTGTAGTTGTTCATGGTGCTCCTAATTATCACTTCCATTTGTGGTACGGAGCAACCGAAGAGGATATTGCTGCTCAGAGAGGTACTCCTACCTGTTACAAGGTAGATGTTCCTGCCGATATCCGAGCTAGCGGTATTGAAAGATCCGCAAAAAGAACTCTTTCAGCATTAACCGGAAAATAG